In a single window of the Novipirellula galeiformis genome:
- a CDS encoding peptidylprolyl isomerase, whose protein sequence is MQPLYHYRLVGVFVVLIAIQCGGVDARAQIPTRAEVDAVQSVSLPEDPAAIIAVVGQTPIFLGEISPKVEARINEVLAKANQSVPEDQLKFARINLTRGMLTQAIQNKMMRESFLLDQVGTQSAEKRAEADETLAARARQMFHESELPQLKKQYKANDMSELDALLRQKGSSLAARQRDFTDAMLGHLYIRSKVNKDPTVSLADITQYYNEHQAEYRRTAMANWEQLTVLHSNFSSRDEAIKAISDMGREAYFGGNVQAVARAKSQEPFASSGGLHDWTAKGSLASEVLDAQIFSLPLNALSEIIEDETGFHIIRVLGRKEAGFTPLSEVQDEIRAKIREQKIAESQKNVMKEMQLRVQVWSLFPDDIEGAKPLPSSIASRPSATPAAANRF, encoded by the coding sequence ATGCAACCGCTTTACCACTACCGGCTCGTTGGTGTGTTCGTCGTGCTGATCGCAATTCAGTGCGGTGGGGTCGACGCTCGCGCCCAGATCCCGACGCGAGCGGAAGTCGACGCGGTCCAAAGCGTCAGCCTTCCCGAGGACCCTGCGGCAATCATTGCCGTGGTGGGACAGACGCCGATTTTTCTGGGTGAAATCAGCCCCAAGGTCGAAGCCCGTATCAACGAAGTGCTCGCCAAGGCAAATCAAAGCGTTCCCGAAGACCAACTCAAATTTGCACGGATCAATTTGACCCGCGGAATGCTGACTCAGGCCATCCAAAACAAGATGATGCGAGAGAGTTTCTTGTTGGACCAAGTGGGGACCCAAAGTGCAGAGAAACGCGCCGAGGCCGATGAAACGCTGGCGGCACGCGCACGGCAAATGTTCCACGAGTCGGAATTGCCGCAGCTGAAGAAGCAATACAAAGCCAATGACATGAGCGAACTCGATGCCTTGTTGCGTCAAAAGGGAAGTTCATTAGCGGCACGACAACGTGACTTTACCGACGCGATGTTGGGGCACCTCTACATCCGTAGCAAAGTCAATAAAGACCCCACCGTTTCGTTGGCCGACATCACTCAGTACTACAACGAGCACCAGGCAGAATACCGACGCACGGCGATGGCGAACTGGGAACAGTTGACGGTGTTGCATAGCAACTTCTCTTCTCGTGACGAGGCGATCAAGGCGATCTCGGACATGGGACGCGAAGCCTACTTTGGCGGTAATGTGCAAGCGGTCGCTCGTGCCAAGAGCCAAGAACCCTTTGCCAGCTCCGGCGGCCTTCATGATTGGACCGCCAAGGGATCGCTCGCATCGGAGGTGCTCGATGCACAAATCTTTTCGCTGCCGCTCAATGCACTCAGCGAGATCATCGAGGACGAGACCGGGTTTCACATCATTCGCGTCCTCGGTCGCAAGGAGGCGGGTTTCACTCCGCTCAGTGAGGTCCAGGACGAGATTCGGGCGAAAATTCGTGAGCAGAAAATTGCGGAATCCCAGAAGAATGTGATGAAAGAGATGCAGTTGCGAGTTCAAGTTTGGTCATTGTTCCCCGACGACATCGAAGGGGCCAAGCCATTGCCGTCGAGCATCGCATCGCGTCCAAGTGCGACCCCCGCCGCAGCGAATCGTTTCTAA
- a CDS encoding DUF4261 domain-containing protein — translation MAKGLFTQGMCVLLREPVSIADLEERLKCFELVGRHQSIEDDDAPETLVLKYREEVGGHLLVTPSRSPWPDDMGDPDESPERFVAWSLGQFGPLAFPGCLQRASEQTWGWEDGSSAIKQHQAHIRVLISYVLGVEEAGSDEDDADIPLVPEDYDAVNEMQFITRAVTELLQLPQAICYFNPGGEVLREETGLRQGLNYAWSHELPPLDMWTNVRIFKADEAWTLMDTVGNGQLDLPDLEAVYPAEKFEPADIERFLRNASLYMLTSDEEVEDGDTADGPGDLTWQALECEEALSDPPRPTIRWIPQDGVDPPEEFLDRGEAVDEFDEDELDEDFLDDDDL, via the coding sequence ATGGCTAAAGGATTGTTCACTCAGGGGATGTGCGTCCTGCTCCGTGAGCCGGTTTCGATCGCGGATTTAGAAGAACGCCTCAAATGTTTCGAGCTGGTTGGACGCCATCAATCGATCGAAGACGATGATGCTCCCGAAACCTTGGTGCTCAAGTATCGCGAAGAAGTGGGGGGTCATTTGCTCGTAACCCCGTCCCGCTCCCCCTGGCCCGATGACATGGGGGATCCCGATGAGTCTCCCGAACGCTTTGTCGCCTGGTCGCTCGGCCAATTCGGTCCGCTCGCCTTTCCCGGTTGTTTACAACGCGCCAGCGAACAAACTTGGGGCTGGGAAGACGGCTCCAGCGCGATCAAGCAGCATCAAGCCCATATTCGCGTCTTGATCTCCTACGTGCTCGGCGTCGAAGAGGCTGGCAGCGACGAAGATGACGCAGATATCCCCCTCGTTCCCGAGGACTACGACGCCGTCAACGAGATGCAGTTCATTACGCGGGCGGTCACCGAACTTTTGCAATTGCCCCAAGCGATCTGCTATTTCAATCCTGGCGGCGAGGTGCTGCGTGAGGAAACGGGACTCCGGCAAGGACTCAACTACGCCTGGAGCCACGAGTTGCCACCGTTGGATATGTGGACGAACGTCCGCATTTTCAAGGCAGACGAAGCCTGGACGTTGATGGACACGGTCGGCAACGGCCAACTTGATTTGCCCGATCTCGAAGCGGTCTACCCGGCCGAAAAGTTTGAACCGGCCGATATCGAGCGTTTTCTGCGGAACGCATCGCTCTACATGCTGACCTCCGACGAAGAGGTCGAAGATGGTGACACCGCCGATGGGCCTGGCGATTTGACCTGGCAAGCGCTCGAGTGTGAAGAAGCACTCTCAGATCCGCCGCGTCCCACGATCCGCTGGATCCCGCAAGACGGCGTCGATCCCCCTGAGGAATTTCTAGATCGCGGCGAGGCCGTGGACGAGTTCGACGAAGACGAACTCGATGAAGATTTTCTTGACGACGACGATCTCTAA
- a CDS encoding 3-keto-disaccharide hydrolase gives MHRCSRAFFILFALLCSFGLGTSKQAARAETLFNGTDLSGWHVDVPEQDNAPDVPPSFIVRNEMLVSLGTPRGHLITDASHQNYRLVVQYRFAGKPGNCGVLVHASTPRSLYKMFPKSIEVQMNHEHAGDFWCIVQDITVPDMVKRRGPKENWGITEGKGRRILNLTDGSEKPLGQWNEMVIECLGDEVKVWVNGDFVNHGTHCTASKGQIAIQAEGAEVEFRKLEIESIEKLSDDDAF, from the coding sequence ATGCATCGTTGCTCTCGAGCGTTTTTCATTCTCTTTGCGTTGCTTTGCAGTTTCGGCCTGGGAACATCGAAACAAGCGGCGAGAGCGGAAACGCTGTTCAACGGAACCGACTTGTCGGGATGGCATGTCGACGTTCCAGAGCAAGACAATGCACCCGACGTCCCCCCTTCGTTTATCGTTCGCAACGAGATGCTGGTCAGTTTGGGGACGCCGCGAGGTCATCTGATCACCGACGCATCCCACCAGAACTATCGCTTGGTCGTTCAATATCGCTTTGCGGGCAAACCGGGTAATTGCGGCGTGTTGGTCCACGCATCCACGCCACGATCGCTCTACAAGATGTTCCCGAAGTCGATCGAAGTACAAATGAACCACGAACATGCAGGTGATTTTTGGTGCATCGTCCAAGACATCACCGTTCCCGACATGGTCAAACGGCGTGGCCCCAAAGAGAACTGGGGCATCACCGAAGGCAAAGGCCGCCGGATTCTCAATCTGACGGACGGCAGCGAAAAACCACTCGGCCAATGGAATGAAATGGTCATCGAGTGCCTAGGCGACGAGGTTAAAGTCTGGGTCAATGGCGACTTCGTCAATCACGGTACTCATTGCACGGCTTCGAAAGGCCAGATCGCGATCCAAGCCGAAGGCGCTGAAGTTGAATTCCGTAAACTCGAGATCGAGTCGATCGAAAAACTGTCCGACGACGACGCGTTCTGA
- the uvrA gene encoding excinuclease ABC subunit UvrA, which translates to MTTKEITVKGAREHNLRDVNLSLPRGQLICFSGVSGSGKSSLAFDTLYAEGQRRYVESLSNYARQFMGQMPKPDVDFVGGLSPSISISQKSTGNNPRSTVGTITEIYDFLRVLYARVGTGHCPQCEVEITAQSRDAIVTRILSLPGEATLWVMAPLIRGQKGEFRDLFEDLRKQGFSRARVDGETIRLSDPPHLDRQHRHDVEVIVDRIDPDSRDRGRVTEAIETGLKLGESTVMVSLSEANDRDAGKPAADLLYSSRYSCGSCGQSFKPPTPQLFSFNSPQGMCEACDGLGRLYTFVPELLIPDETKSVRKGAIDLLGAWSEMGRYRQHIYKGVAEAMDEALELKSGTMLEGPWQDLPEQAKRVWLWGTGNTVEFTWRAAGKTKKYSDSFEGFIPELLDRYRTNKNKMQQRQFEKYMSTIECVDCHGKRLNPQASAVTLATMSQTYQAALGTDKASLPALCELPIDELVEFFRDVRLGETDAKIAAEALKEIRTRLGFLLGVGLDYLTLGRTAPTLSGGESQRIRLAGQIGSGLVGVLYILDEPSIGLHPRDNDRLIETLVRLRDRGNTLVVVEHDEDTMRASDMIVDFGPGPGIKGGRVVAIGDAETVSNTAKSVTGQFLSGKRTITPPETLRPIDPELQITIKGARFHNLRNIDVSIPLATVTCVTGVSGSGKSSLIGGILEPALRVALNGAECESGEHDSISGLEHLDKTIAIDQSPIGRTPRSNPATYVKVFDEIRNLYAKLPEAKTRGYTASRFSFNVDGGRCAGCDGNGASKLEMDFLADIWVTCPVCQGRRYNRETLSVQFKGQSVADVLEMDISQSLELFKDIPKIAEKLQTLVDVGLEYLKLGQPSPTLSGGEAQRIKLSRELSKRETGRTLYVLDEPTTGLHFADIELLLKVIHGLADRGNTIVIVEHNTDVIKTADWVIDLGPEGGAGGGLVIAEGRPAEVAKVPGSYTGAAIAKSLGLAPRPTASKPIDTVLSSILDSTVNTNTHVLVEGATEHNLKSVDVEIPRDAMTVFCGPSGSGKSSLAMDTIYAEGQRRYVESLSSYARQFIGQVQKPKVERIEGLSPAVALEQKNLGHSPRSTVGTVTEIYDYLRILMARLGTMYCPDCQIPVGTQTPDQIVDKIMALPEGTRAMLMAPIEVQAGPASEDTWQSLRSTGYQRVRIDGVTTSLDGAPMLDARQRHEVQVVVDRIVVQESDRSRISDSIEQALSLGIGVLEVAFAVPDVDEKLWEVVTHSQHLVCGDCGRSFSNLTPHHFSFNTAVGWCPQCEGLGTQTGTNPAALISSPTATLAEGAALLWPSVDKAVSQWMLHALSRQTGIPIDVPFDNLTTAQRRTLFHGMGERWIDVCESDRDVAKKHRKTDVPLFRYQFKGFYPALAEAARLTPGLRGKLEQFVDEIDCSACDGSRLQEDAAAVRWRELTMADIVHMPLTRLADQVDRWKLDKRERKIAGELVREISSRARFLLDVGLDYLSLHRGAATLSGGEAQRIRLAAQLGSGLCGVLYVLDEPTIGLHPRDNLRLIGALHRLRDLGNTLLVVEHDHDVIASSDYLVDFGPRAGRYGGRIVARGEPTRVEPIEQSVTAGYINGSKSIPIPSHRRPTFAANGSPYVQLLKLSGVRVNNLRGVDLNLPLGVLTAVTGPSGSGKSSLIEGVLYPALARRLHRARLRPGRYEKLEGVRFIDKVIQVDQTPLGNSPTSNPATYTGVFDLIRQLFAELPEAAERRFTSRTFSFNVAGGRCDTCEGSGQLKIEMHFLPDVWVPCEECQSRRYHPDVLEVKLHGASIADVLEMQCGEALELFADYPKISRILQTICDVGLEYVTLGQSAPTLSGGEAQRVKLAAELARPMTGRTLYVLDEPTTGLHFDDIDKLLGVMQRLVEMGNTVVVIEHNLDVIKCADWVIDMGPGAGAQGGQIVFEGTPEALAETCMGKKQKGIVSSTAPFLAEALGHHVSATVKRKALPKLGKTVAARKSTPKKAAVTAKATAKVAAKATTKATQPSDAKPNPDQDAATHPWQVLGRRWHSLGKGFPADSQPEWPLELADMTLKLLEQVAGVDSLRFAAPDRVEVRPNGHEQAWAEVETKTPDAIKVTLAGPQEAFDLDQLSSLGLNGPLRPADAHHAEMTLQLTELKHARSRKLKTFLKKHLERTMQD; encoded by the coding sequence ATGACGACGAAGGAAATCACAGTCAAAGGTGCTCGAGAGCATAATCTTCGCGATGTGAACCTCAGTTTGCCCCGAGGCCAATTGATCTGTTTTTCAGGTGTTTCGGGGAGCGGAAAGTCCTCGCTAGCATTTGACACGCTGTATGCCGAAGGTCAGCGGCGGTATGTCGAAAGTTTGAGCAATTACGCGCGGCAATTCATGGGGCAAATGCCCAAGCCCGATGTCGATTTTGTTGGCGGGTTGAGCCCCTCGATCTCGATCAGCCAAAAATCGACGGGAAATAATCCGCGCAGTACGGTCGGCACGATCACGGAAATTTACGACTTTTTGCGGGTGTTGTACGCGCGGGTCGGCACGGGACATTGCCCTCAATGTGAAGTCGAGATCACGGCGCAATCGCGTGACGCCATCGTGACGCGAATTTTGTCACTGCCCGGCGAGGCGACCTTGTGGGTGATGGCGCCGCTGATCCGCGGCCAAAAGGGCGAATTTCGCGATCTGTTCGAAGACCTTCGCAAACAAGGCTTCTCGCGCGCCCGCGTCGATGGCGAGACGATCCGGTTAAGTGATCCGCCCCATTTGGACCGCCAACATCGCCACGATGTCGAAGTCATCGTCGATCGTATTGATCCCGACTCACGCGATCGCGGCCGGGTCACCGAAGCGATCGAAACCGGCTTGAAACTAGGGGAGTCGACCGTCATGGTTTCGCTCTCCGAAGCCAATGACCGCGACGCCGGTAAACCGGCCGCCGACCTGCTCTACTCGTCACGTTATTCCTGCGGTTCGTGTGGCCAGAGTTTTAAACCGCCCACGCCCCAATTGTTTAGTTTCAACAGCCCGCAAGGGATGTGCGAAGCCTGTGACGGACTGGGACGGCTGTATACGTTTGTTCCCGAGTTGCTGATCCCCGACGAAACAAAGTCGGTTCGCAAAGGAGCGATCGATCTGCTCGGCGCCTGGAGCGAGATGGGACGCTATCGCCAACACATCTACAAGGGTGTCGCCGAGGCGATGGACGAAGCGTTGGAGCTCAAAAGCGGCACGATGCTCGAGGGACCCTGGCAAGACCTGCCCGAGCAAGCCAAACGCGTCTGGCTGTGGGGCACCGGCAACACGGTTGAGTTCACCTGGCGAGCGGCTGGGAAAACGAAAAAGTACTCGGATTCCTTCGAGGGCTTCATCCCAGAGTTGTTGGATCGCTATCGCACTAACAAGAACAAGATGCAACAGCGTCAGTTCGAAAAGTACATGAGTACGATCGAGTGCGTCGATTGCCATGGCAAACGGCTCAATCCTCAAGCCAGTGCCGTCACCCTGGCCACGATGAGTCAAACGTATCAGGCCGCTTTGGGAACGGACAAAGCGTCGCTGCCGGCATTGTGTGAATTGCCCATCGATGAATTGGTTGAGTTCTTTCGTGACGTACGGCTAGGCGAAACCGATGCCAAGATTGCTGCCGAAGCGCTGAAGGAAATTCGCACACGACTGGGCTTTTTGCTTGGTGTCGGACTCGATTATTTGACCCTTGGTCGCACCGCGCCGACGCTCTCGGGAGGCGAATCGCAACGCATCCGTTTGGCGGGCCAGATCGGCAGCGGGCTGGTCGGCGTGTTGTACATCTTGGATGAGCCTTCGATCGGATTGCATCCACGCGATAATGATCGTTTGATCGAAACGCTCGTTCGGCTTCGCGATCGCGGCAACACGTTGGTCGTGGTGGAACACGACGAAGATACGATGCGGGCCTCGGACATGATCGTCGACTTCGGCCCCGGGCCTGGCATCAAGGGAGGTCGGGTGGTTGCCATCGGTGACGCCGAGACCGTTTCCAACACGGCGAAGAGCGTGACCGGCCAATTTTTGTCGGGCAAACGCACCATCACGCCACCCGAAACGCTGCGTCCGATCGATCCCGAGCTGCAGATCACGATCAAAGGGGCGCGCTTTCATAACCTGCGAAACATTGATGTTTCGATTCCGTTGGCGACCGTGACCTGTGTCACCGGGGTTTCCGGTAGCGGCAAGAGCTCGTTGATCGGTGGCATCCTCGAACCGGCGCTGCGCGTCGCGCTCAACGGAGCGGAATGCGAAAGTGGCGAGCACGACTCGATCAGCGGACTCGAGCATCTCGACAAAACGATCGCGATCGATCAGTCGCCGATTGGGCGTACCCCGCGCAGCAACCCCGCGACCTATGTCAAAGTGTTTGACGAGATTCGCAATCTGTACGCCAAGTTGCCCGAAGCCAAAACTCGCGGCTACACGGCGAGCCGGTTTAGCTTCAACGTCGACGGCGGCCGCTGTGCCGGATGCGATGGAAACGGGGCTTCAAAATTAGAAATGGACTTCCTGGCGGATATTTGGGTGACGTGCCCGGTTTGCCAAGGACGACGTTACAACCGCGAAACCTTGTCGGTTCAGTTCAAGGGGCAATCGGTCGCCGACGTGTTGGAAATGGACATCTCGCAATCGCTTGAGCTGTTCAAGGACATCCCCAAGATCGCCGAAAAGCTACAAACGCTTGTCGATGTCGGCCTCGAATACCTCAAACTTGGCCAACCTTCCCCGACCCTTTCCGGCGGTGAAGCACAACGCATCAAGCTTTCGCGTGAGTTGAGCAAGCGTGAAACCGGACGTACGCTTTACGTGCTCGACGAGCCGACCACGGGATTGCACTTTGCCGACATCGAATTGCTGTTGAAAGTGATCCACGGGTTAGCCGATCGCGGCAACACGATTGTGATCGTCGAACACAACACCGATGTGATTAAGACCGCGGATTGGGTCATCGATTTGGGCCCCGAAGGGGGTGCCGGTGGCGGGTTGGTGATTGCCGAAGGTCGTCCTGCGGAGGTTGCGAAAGTACCGGGCAGTTACACCGGCGCGGCGATTGCCAAATCGCTGGGCTTGGCGCCGCGCCCGACCGCGAGCAAGCCGATCGACACGGTCCTTTCAAGCATCCTCGACAGCACGGTGAACACGAACACTCACGTGTTAGTGGAAGGGGCGACCGAACATAACTTGAAATCGGTCGATGTCGAAATTCCGCGAGACGCGATGACGGTGTTTTGCGGTCCTAGCGGCAGCGGCAAAAGCTCGTTGGCGATGGACACGATCTATGCCGAGGGCCAGCGTCGCTATGTTGAGTCGTTGTCGTCGTACGCGCGTCAATTCATTGGGCAAGTGCAAAAGCCCAAGGTGGAACGCATTGAAGGGCTATCGCCGGCGGTGGCATTGGAGCAGAAGAATCTCGGTCACTCGCCGCGAAGCACGGTGGGGACGGTCACGGAGATCTACGATTACTTGCGCATTTTGATGGCGCGGTTGGGAACGATGTATTGTCCCGATTGTCAAATTCCGGTGGGCACGCAAACCCCGGACCAGATCGTTGACAAAATCATGGCCCTTCCCGAGGGGACTCGCGCCATGTTGATGGCGCCCATCGAAGTCCAAGCGGGGCCGGCGTCCGAAGACACATGGCAATCGCTGCGCAGCACGGGCTACCAACGGGTGCGGATCGATGGGGTGACGACGTCGTTGGATGGCGCGCCGATGCTCGACGCTCGACAACGCCACGAAGTCCAAGTCGTGGTGGACCGTATCGTAGTCCAAGAATCGGATCGCTCACGAATCAGCGATAGTATTGAACAAGCGTTGTCGTTGGGCATCGGAGTGCTCGAAGTGGCGTTTGCCGTCCCCGATGTCGACGAAAAATTATGGGAAGTGGTCACGCATAGCCAGCACTTGGTTTGCGGCGATTGTGGCCGTTCGTTTTCCAATTTGACGCCGCACCATTTCTCGTTCAACACCGCCGTGGGATGGTGTCCGCAATGTGAGGGTTTGGGGACGCAGACAGGGACAAACCCGGCTGCCTTGATTTCATCGCCGACGGCCACCTTGGCTGAGGGTGCCGCGCTGTTATGGCCCTCGGTGGACAAAGCGGTGTCGCAGTGGATGTTGCATGCACTGTCACGCCAGACGGGCATTCCGATCGATGTCCCCTTTGACAATTTAACCACCGCTCAGCGGCGTACTTTGTTTCACGGCATGGGAGAACGTTGGATCGACGTGTGCGAAAGCGATCGCGATGTCGCCAAGAAGCATCGCAAAACGGACGTCCCGCTGTTCCGCTACCAATTCAAAGGGTTTTACCCGGCGCTTGCCGAAGCCGCTCGTTTGACGCCGGGACTACGTGGCAAACTAGAGCAATTTGTTGACGAGATTGATTGTAGCGCGTGTGATGGTTCGCGTTTACAAGAGGATGCCGCTGCGGTGCGTTGGCGCGAATTAACGATGGCCGATATCGTCCACATGCCGCTGACCCGACTCGCCGATCAAGTCGACCGCTGGAAACTCGACAAGCGAGAACGCAAGATCGCGGGCGAATTGGTGCGTGAAATCAGCTCGCGAGCTCGCTTCCTGTTGGACGTGGGACTCGATTATTTATCCTTACACCGTGGTGCGGCGACGTTGTCCGGCGGCGAAGCGCAACGGATTCGCTTGGCCGCTCAATTGGGAAGTGGGCTTTGTGGTGTGCTGTATGTCTTGGACGAGCCGACGATCGGCTTGCACCCGCGAGACAATTTGCGATTGATCGGAGCCCTGCATCGACTGCGAGATTTAGGCAATACCTTGCTGGTCGTCGAACATGACCATGACGTCATCGCCAGCAGCGATTATTTGGTGGACTTTGGACCGCGTGCGGGACGCTACGGCGGTCGCATCGTCGCGCGGGGTGAACCAACCCGAGTCGAGCCAATCGAGCAATCCGTGACCGCAGGCTATATCAACGGCAGCAAATCGATTCCGATCCCCTCCCATCGACGTCCCACCTTTGCCGCAAACGGATCACCCTATGTCCAGCTATTGAAGCTTAGCGGCGTTCGCGTGAATAATCTCCGCGGCGTTGATTTAAACCTTCCGCTCGGCGTGTTGACGGCCGTTACCGGTCCCAGCGGCAGCGGTAAAAGTTCGCTGATCGAAGGCGTCTTGTATCCTGCACTGGCGAGGCGACTGCATCGCGCTCGACTCCGTCCCGGTCGCTACGAAAAACTCGAAGGAGTTCGCTTCATCGACAAGGTGATTCAAGTCGATCAAACCCCGCTGGGCAACAGCCCGACGAGCAATCCGGCAACCTACACGGGAGTGTTCGATTTGATCCGTCAATTGTTCGCCGAACTGCCCGAAGCCGCGGAGCGACGGTTCACTTCACGAACCTTTAGTTTTAATGTGGCCGGCGGTCGCTGTGACACCTGCGAAGGCAGCGGGCAACTCAAGATCGAGATGCATTTTCTGCCCGATGTCTGGGTGCCCTGCGAAGAGTGCCAATCGCGTCGTTACCATCCCGATGTTTTGGAGGTCAAGTTGCATGGCGCGTCGATCGCCGATGTGTTGGAAATGCAATGCGGCGAAGCGCTTGAGTTGTTTGCCGATTACCCCAAGATTTCGCGGATCTTGCAAACGATCTGCGATGTCGGGCTCGAGTATGTGACGCTCGGACAATCGGCACCAACGCTGTCGGGCGGCGAAGCCCAACGCGTCAAACTTGCTGCGGAACTGGCTCGGCCAATGACGGGGCGAACACTCTATGTGCTCGACGAGCCGACTACCGGATTGCACTTTGACGATATCGACAAACTACTTGGCGTGATGCAACGCTTGGTGGAAATGGGCAACACCGTCGTCGTGATCGAACACAACCTGGATGTGATCAAGTGTGCCGATTGGGTCATCGACATGGGGCCAGGGGCAGGCGCTCAAGGGGGCCAAATCGTCTTCGAAGGGACCCCTGAAGCCTTGGCGGAAACATGCATGGGGAAAAAACAAAAAGGGATCGTCTCTTCGACCGCACCGTTCCTGGCCGAAGCGCTGGGGCATCACGTTTCCGCGACGGTAAAACGAAAGGCCTTGCCGAAGCTGGGCAAAACAGTAGCCGCTCGCAAATCCACGCCAAAGAAAGCGGCGGTGACGGCGAAAGCAACCGCGAAGGTAGCCGCGAAGGCAACCACGAAGGCAACGCAGCCATCCGATGCCAAGCCGAATCCCGACCAGGACGCTGCAACGCATCCCTGGCAAGTGCTCGGGCGACGCTGGCATTCACTCGGCAAAGGATTCCCAGCGGATTCACAGCCGGAGTGGCCGCTGGAACTTGCCGACATGACGCTGAAATTGCTCGAGCAAGTCGCGGGGGTCGATTCGCTGCGATTTGCTGCCCCCGACCGCGTCGAAGTGCGCCCCAATGGACACGAACAAGCGTGGGCAGAAGTCGAGACAAAGACTCCGGACGCAATCAAGGTCACGTTGGCGGGACCGCAGGAAGCATTCGATCTTGATCAACTCAGCTCGCTCGGGTTGAATGGCCCGTTGCGACCCGCTGACGCCCATCACGCCGAAATGACGTTGCAGTTGACGGAATTGAAGCATGCCCGAAGCCGCAAACTGAAAACGTTTTTGAAGAAACATCTTGAACGAACGATGCAAGACTAG